One genomic region from Phragmites australis chromosome 1, lpPhrAust1.1, whole genome shotgun sequence encodes:
- the LOC133885170 gene encoding protein FAR1-RELATED SEQUENCE 5-like, which translates to MGDLSAEALLEYEQIVSNTFISADEGFDFYNNYALKKGFSVRKCYMERDKGSKEICLRKFVCSRQGFREAKHMKKESKKRKPRNISRCGCRAKMVIRLSKGTWQWYVKDFIDEHNHPLATPDVSCLLRSHRGISDVQKADIIEMEIAGIRKHQIMNILEMQCGGYDNVGCISRDIYNFCYHYKQKTIVAGDAETVISHLKARQERDADFFFRYLSDDKGHLKGLFWSDSQSRLDYEEFGDVVVFDSTYRTNRYNLPFVPFVGLNHHRSTIIFGCGIISHETSESYQWLLHTFLAAMSQKHPISVITDGDLAMQRAIKIMLPNSNHRLCTWHIEQNIVRNLHNSDIVKEFRKFLYDCCTVQEVERKWDDFIERNQISDQKSWLHQMYQMRNLWCAAYQVGRCFLGLRSNQRSESLNSKLHTHLDGKITLFDMLQHYEHCLSNLRRNEAKLDSIASQSVPFTGLDAANIEKDAAHVFTPTIFALVKEMIDCVSNFVISEILDGGDGTTYIVATKGKEDNKFDIDCEFIDSSLESISCSCRMLECEGIPCGHIFYVLEKILHADKIPKCCVANRWTMSAKSAFPPIRKSSIYDYSQSLERYRDLRNLSHAASFKASQSDASYVHMKRVLNEIVGSNDACNPEKKHMRYGPVLTQAHQAHSLNLDKVLDPVQVKSRGAPKKKRMKAFTEKPKKNKCGHCKKQVWPMLRS; encoded by the coding sequence ATGGGTGATTTAAGTGCAGAGGCTCTTTTAGAATATGAGCAGATTGTCAGTAATACATTTATTAGTGCGGACGAAGGTTTTGACTTCTACAACAACTATGCCCTTAAAAAAGGGTTTAGTGTAAGGAAATGCTACATGGAAAGGGACAAAGGCAGCAAGGAAATATGCTTAAGAAAGTTTGTTTGTAGTCGGCAAGGTTTCCGTGAAGCTAAGCACATGAAGAAAGAAAGTAAGAAGAGGAAGCCACGGAACATTAGTCGTTGCGGGTGTCGAGCCAAAATGGTAATTAGACTCTCCAAGGGAACATGGCAATGGTATGTGAAGGATTTCATTGATGAACACAACCATCCTTTGGCCACACCAGATGTATCTTGTCTCCTGCGTTCGCATAGAGGCATCAGTGATGTGCAGAAGGCCGACATCATCGAGATGGAAATTGCAGGAATCCGTAAACACCAAATCATGAATATTTTGGAAATGCAGTGTGGCGGATATGATAACGTTGGATGCATATCAAGGGACATATATAATTTCTGCTATCATTATAAGCAGAAAACAATTGTTGCAGGCGATGCTGAAACTGTGATCTCTCACCTGAAGGCGCGGCAAGAGAGAGATGCTGATTTTTTCTTCAGATACTTGAGTGATGACAAGGGCCATCTAAAGGGCTTGTTCTGGTCCGATAGTCAATCCCGGCTTGACTATGAAGAATTTGGTGATGTTGTTGTTTTTGACAGCACATACAGGACCAATCGATACAATTTGCCATTTGTGCCGTTTGTTGGGTTAAATCACCACCGAAGCACGATTATATTTGGTTGTGGCATTATTTCCCATGAAACAAGTGAGTCATATCAGTGGCTGCTGCACACATTTTTGGCTGCCATGTCCCAGAAGCATCCAATTTCTGTGATCACTGACGGCGACCTTGCAATGCAGAGAGCTATCAAAATCATGTTGCCAAATTCTAACCATAGGCTATGCACATGGCATATTGAGCAGAATATAGTACGCAATTTGCACAATTCTGATATTGTCAAGGAATTTAGGAAATTTCTATATGATTGTTGCACCGTACAGGAGGTTGAGAGAAAATGGGATGACTTTATAGAAAGGAATCAAATTTCGGACCAGAAGTCATGGTTGCACCAGATGTACCAGATGAGGAACCTGTGGTGTGCTGCATATCAGGTGGGACGATGCTTCTTGGGCTTGAGAAGCAACCAACGCAGTGAGAGCCTGAACTCAAAATTGCATACGCATCTTGATGGTAAAATAACACTGTTTGATATGCTGCAGCATTATGAGCATTGCTTATCCAACCTGCGTCGTAATGAGGCCAAGCTAGATAGTATAGCATCACAATCAGTTCCGTTCACAGGACTGGATGCTGCAAATATTGAGAAAGACGCTGCACATGTGTTTACACCTACAATCTTTGCCTTGGTGAAAGAGATGATTGATTGTGTAAGTAATTTTGTTATCAGTGAAATCCTAGATGGAGGTGATGGTACAACATATATTGTTGCTACAAAGGGGAAAGAAGACAATAAGTTCGACATTGATTGTGAGTTCATCGACTCATCATTAGAGAGCATTTCTTGCTCGTGTCGTATGCTAGAATGTGAAGGCATACCATGTGGCCACATCTTTTATGTCTTGGAGAAAATATTGCATGCAGACAAAATTCCCAAGTGTTGTGTGGCCAATAGGTGGACCATGAGCGCAAAGTCTGCATTTCCTCCAATCAGAAAAAGCAGTATATATGATTATTCCCAAAGCCTGGAGAGATACCGTGACTTGCGCAATTTGAGTCATGCAGCATCTTTTAAAGCGTCCCAATCTGATGCATCGTATGTGCACATGAAGCGTGTTTTGAATGAAATAGTAGGCAGTAATGATGCGTGTAATCCTGAAAAGAAACACATGAGGTATGGCCCTGTATTGACGCAAGCACACCAAGCTCACTCTCTTAATTTGGACAAGGTTCTAGATCCGGTGCAAGTTAAATCTCGAGGTGCGCCGAAGAAGAAAAGAATGAAGGCCTTCACtgaaaaacccaaaaaaaacaAGTGTGGCCATTGTAAAAAACAAGTGTGGCCTATGCTACGATCTTGA